One genomic region from Uloborus diversus isolate 005 chromosome 2, Udiv.v.3.1, whole genome shotgun sequence encodes:
- the LOC129235261 gene encoding RNA-binding protein lark-like, protein MRTTKIYVGNLPENADSGELQEMFEKYGEVKECDIVKNYAFVHMSSEDEAKSAIEALNNSDFMGSKMSVEISHSKVRQRPGMGGKGQCYRCGRQGHWSKECPRNPAVRMNNTGPPVGYPTPGGYGDRFPRFSMDRPYGADRSFGEQRGFVDRMRPYPDPYERRPPMPSYQQDNSMYYRRTYDSYSGYTRRSPPTVPSQVPSRYDFTQDPTFASGRLTPTSRRAPVF, encoded by the exons ATG cgTACTACAAAAATTTATGTTGGTAACTTGCCAGAAAATGCTGATAGCGGGGAACTGCAAGAAATGTTCGAGAAATATGGTGAAGTCAAGGAGTGTGATATAGttaaaaattatgcatttgtG CATATGTCCTCTGAAGATGAAGCAAAATCTGCTATAGAAGCTTTGAATAATTCTGATTTTATGGGATCAAAGATGTCTGTAGAA ATATCCCACAGCAAGGTTCGACAACGTCCTGGAATGGGAGGAAAGGGCCAATGCTATAGATGTGGTCGTCAAGGTCATTGGTCCAAAGAATGTCCTAGGAACCCTGCTGTCCGTATGAACAACACAGGCCCACCTGTTGGCTATCCTACTCCTGGAGGATATGGAGATCGATTCCCTCGCTTTAGTATGGATCGACCTTATGGAGCTGATAGATCATTTGGTGAACAGCGTGGTTTTGTTGATCGTATGAGGCCTTACCCTGACCCATATGAGCGCAGACCTCCCATGCCTTCTTACCAGCAAGACAACTCTATGTATTACAGAAGAACTTATGATTCTTACAGTGGATATACAAGACGTTCTCCTCCAACTGTACCATCTCAAGTCCCCAGTCG GTATGACTTCACTCAAGATCC cacTTTTGCTTCGGGACGCCTTACCCCTACTTCCCGTCGCGCTCCGGTGTTTTAA